A region from the Falco peregrinus isolate bFalPer1 chromosome 19, bFalPer1.pri, whole genome shotgun sequence genome encodes:
- the SHC1 gene encoding SHC-transforming protein 1 isoform X5 yields MDLLQKSKYSHLRNESVSSLEEAVGGPASPVESLTSTRSLPGSLSSSSLSPMVPLGELSPESEDSPTTLCSFFPKMANLKLSNPANLLSLRGSSAGGSPGDPGPAGTLAPASGGAAGPDSAGPVTVCSQDMNKLSCGKKTRVEGGQLGGDEWTRHGSFVNKPTRGWLHPDDKVMGPGVSYHVRYMGCVEVLQSMRALDFNTRTQVTREAIGLVCEAVPGAKGAVRRRKPCGRSLNSILGKSNLKFAGMPITLTISTSSLNLMASDCKQIIANHHMQSISFASGGDPDTAEYVAYVAKDPVNQRACHILECPEGLAQDVISTIGQAFELRFKQYLKNPPKLVTPHDRMAGFDGSAWDEEEDEPPPDHQYYNDFPGKEPPIGGVVDMRLRDGAAQTPNHLGATLPVGQSGGEYDPRKQHAPAQGREKYPAPAGVLGRTDLFDDPSYVNVQNMDKTRQAVAAGTPATANGSAQRDLFDMKPFEDALRVPPSVPVGLPPAQVVASMEEQLRREPWYHGKMNRKEAEKLLKVNGDFLVRESTTTPGQYVLTGLQGGQPKHLLLVDPEGVVRTKDHRFESVSHLISYHMDNHLPIISAGSEMCLQQPVERRL; encoded by the exons ATGGATCTCCTGCAGAAGAGCAAATACAGCCACCTGCGGAATGAGTCCGTCTCCTCTCTGGAGGAGGCCGTGGGGGGCCCAGCCTCCCCGGTGGAGTCCCTCACCAGCACGCGGTCTCTGCCTggctccctctcctcctcctccctcagcCCCATGGTGCCTCTTGGGGAGCTCTCGCCCGAGTCAGAGGACAGCCCCACCACCCTCTGCTCCTTCTTTCCCAAAATGGCCAACCTGAAGCTCTCCAACCCCGCCAACCTGCTCAGCCTGCGGGGCTCCTCGGCTGGCGGCAGCCCGGGGGACCCCGGCCCTGCCGGGACCCTGGCACCAGCGTCAgggggggctgccggccccgACTCAGCAGGACCTGTCACTGTCTGTTCCCAGGATATGAACAAGCTGAGCTGTGGGAAGAAGACGCGGGTGGAAGGCGGCCAGCTGGGGGGTGACGAATGGACCCGCCACGGCAGCTTTGTCAATAAGCCCACCCGCGGCTGGCTGCACCCAGATGACAAGGTCATGGGGCCCGGGGTCTCCTACCACGTCCGG TACATGGGCTGCGTGGAAGTCCTCCAGTCCATGAGGGCTTTGGATTTTAACACCAGGACACAGGTCACCAG ggagGCCATCGGGCTGGTGTGCGAGGCTGTGCCTGGTGCCAAGGGAGCTgtgcggagaaggaag ccctgcggcCGCTCCCTGAACTCCATCCTGGGCAAAAGCAACCTGAAGTTTGCCGGCATGCCCATCACCCTGACCATCTCCACCAGCAGCCTCAACCTCATGGCTTCTGACTGCAAGCAG ATCATTGCCAACCACCACATGCAGTCCATCTCCTTCGCTTCGGGGGGAGACCCG GACACAGCCGAATATGTCGCCTATGTTGCCAAAGACCCCGTCAACCAGCGAG cctgccatATCCTGGAGTGCCCCGAGGGCTTGGCGCAGGACGTGATCAGCACCATCGGGCAGGCCTTCGAGCTGCGGTTCAAGCAGTACCTGAAAAACCCCCCCAAGCTGGTAACACCCCATGACAG GATGGCGGGGTTTGATGGCTCTGCctgggatgaggaagaggacGAACCACCTCCAGATCACCAGTACTACAATGACTTCCCTGGCAAGGAGCCCCCCATTGGGGGGGTCGTGGACATGCGGCTGCGGGACGGGGCTGCACAAACCCCCAATCACTTGGGGGCCACGCTG cctgtcGGCCAGTCTGGTGGGGAGTACGACCCTCGGAAGCAGCATGCTCCTGCCCAAG ggagagagaaatacCCGGCTCCGGCAGGTGTGTTGGGACGCACAGACCTGTTCGATGACCCGTCTTACGTCAACGTGCAGAACATGGACAAGACGCGCCAAGCGGTGGCTGCTGGCACCCCCGCAACGGCCAACGGCAGCGCCCAGAGGGACCTCTTCGACATGA aGCCCTTTGAAGATGCCCTGCGTGTCCCCCCGTCTgtgcctgtggggctgccccctgcccaggtGGTGGCCTCcatggaggagcagctgaggcgGGAGCCCTGGTACCATGGGAAGATGAACCGTAAGGAGgcagagaagctgctgaaggTCAATGGAGACTTCCTGGTGCGGGAGAGCACCACCACCCCTGGTCAGTACGTGCTGACCGGCTTGCAGGGTGGGCAGCCCAAGCATCTACTGCTCGTGGATCCCGAGGGAGTG gtgCGGACAAAAGACCACCGCTTCGAGAGCGTCAGCCACCTCATCAGCTACCACATGGACAATCACCTGCCCATCATCTCAGCCGGCAGCGAgatgtgcctgcagcagccggTGGAGCGGAGACTGTGA
- the SHC1 gene encoding SHC-transforming protein 1 isoform X1 encodes MEYVDMNKLSCGKKTRVEGGQLGGDEWTRHGSFVNKPTRGWLHPDDKVMGPGVSYHVRYMGCVEVLQSMRALDFNTRTQVTREAIGLVCEAVPGAKGAVRRRKPCGRSLNSILGKSNLKFAGMPITLTISTSSLNLMASDCKQIIANHHMQSISFASGGDPDTAEYVAYVAKDPVNQRACHILECPEGLAQDVISTIGQAFELRFKQYLKNPPKLVTPHDRMAGFDGSAWDEEEDEPPPDHQYYNDFPGKEPPIGGVVDMRLRDGAAQTPNHLGATLPVGQSGGEYDPRKQHAPAQAGREKYPAPAGVLGRTDLFDDPSYVNVQNMDKTRQAVAAGTPATANGSAQRDLFDMKPFEDALRVPPSVPVGLPPAQVVASMEEQLRREPWYHGKMNRKEAEKLLKVNGDFLVRESTTTPGQYVLTGLQGGQPKHLLLVDPEGVVRTKDHRFESVSHLISYHMDNHLPIISAGSEMCLQQPVERRL; translated from the exons ATGGAGTATGTG GATATGAACAAGCTGAGCTGTGGGAAGAAGACGCGGGTGGAAGGCGGCCAGCTGGGGGGTGACGAATGGACCCGCCACGGCAGCTTTGTCAATAAGCCCACCCGCGGCTGGCTGCACCCAGATGACAAGGTCATGGGGCCCGGGGTCTCCTACCACGTCCGG TACATGGGCTGCGTGGAAGTCCTCCAGTCCATGAGGGCTTTGGATTTTAACACCAGGACACAGGTCACCAG ggagGCCATCGGGCTGGTGTGCGAGGCTGTGCCTGGTGCCAAGGGAGCTgtgcggagaaggaag ccctgcggcCGCTCCCTGAACTCCATCCTGGGCAAAAGCAACCTGAAGTTTGCCGGCATGCCCATCACCCTGACCATCTCCACCAGCAGCCTCAACCTCATGGCTTCTGACTGCAAGCAG ATCATTGCCAACCACCACATGCAGTCCATCTCCTTCGCTTCGGGGGGAGACCCG GACACAGCCGAATATGTCGCCTATGTTGCCAAAGACCCCGTCAACCAGCGAG cctgccatATCCTGGAGTGCCCCGAGGGCTTGGCGCAGGACGTGATCAGCACCATCGGGCAGGCCTTCGAGCTGCGGTTCAAGCAGTACCTGAAAAACCCCCCCAAGCTGGTAACACCCCATGACAG GATGGCGGGGTTTGATGGCTCTGCctgggatgaggaagaggacGAACCACCTCCAGATCACCAGTACTACAATGACTTCCCTGGCAAGGAGCCCCCCATTGGGGGGGTCGTGGACATGCGGCTGCGGGACGGGGCTGCACAAACCCCCAATCACTTGGGGGCCACGCTG cctgtcGGCCAGTCTGGTGGGGAGTACGACCCTCGGAAGCAGCATGCTCCTGCCCAAG cagggagagagaaatacCCGGCTCCGGCAGGTGTGTTGGGACGCACAGACCTGTTCGATGACCCGTCTTACGTCAACGTGCAGAACATGGACAAGACGCGCCAAGCGGTGGCTGCTGGCACCCCCGCAACGGCCAACGGCAGCGCCCAGAGGGACCTCTTCGACATGA aGCCCTTTGAAGATGCCCTGCGTGTCCCCCCGTCTgtgcctgtggggctgccccctgcccaggtGGTGGCCTCcatggaggagcagctgaggcgGGAGCCCTGGTACCATGGGAAGATGAACCGTAAGGAGgcagagaagctgctgaaggTCAATGGAGACTTCCTGGTGCGGGAGAGCACCACCACCCCTGGTCAGTACGTGCTGACCGGCTTGCAGGGTGGGCAGCCCAAGCATCTACTGCTCGTGGATCCCGAGGGAGTG gtgCGGACAAAAGACCACCGCTTCGAGAGCGTCAGCCACCTCATCAGCTACCACATGGACAATCACCTGCCCATCATCTCAGCCGGCAGCGAgatgtgcctgcagcagccggTGGAGCGGAGACTGTGA
- the SHC1 gene encoding SHC-transforming protein 1 isoform X3, with protein MNKLSCGKKTRVEGGQLGGDEWTRHGSFVNKPTRGWLHPDDKVMGPGVSYHVRYMGCVEVLQSMRALDFNTRTQVTREAIGLVCEAVPGAKGAVRRRKPCGRSLNSILGKSNLKFAGMPITLTISTSSLNLMASDCKQIIANHHMQSISFASGGDPDTAEYVAYVAKDPVNQRACHILECPEGLAQDVISTIGQAFELRFKQYLKNPPKLVTPHDRMAGFDGSAWDEEEDEPPPDHQYYNDFPGKEPPIGGVVDMRLRDGAAQTPNHLGATLPVGQSGGEYDPRKQHAPAQAGREKYPAPAGVLGRTDLFDDPSYVNVQNMDKTRQAVAAGTPATANGSAQRDLFDMKPFEDALRVPPSVPVGLPPAQVVASMEEQLRREPWYHGKMNRKEAEKLLKVNGDFLVRESTTTPGQYVLTGLQGGQPKHLLLVDPEGVVRTKDHRFESVSHLISYHMDNHLPIISAGSEMCLQQPVERRL; from the exons ATGAACAAGCTGAGCTGTGGGAAGAAGACGCGGGTGGAAGGCGGCCAGCTGGGGGGTGACGAATGGACCCGCCACGGCAGCTTTGTCAATAAGCCCACCCGCGGCTGGCTGCACCCAGATGACAAGGTCATGGGGCCCGGGGTCTCCTACCACGTCCGG TACATGGGCTGCGTGGAAGTCCTCCAGTCCATGAGGGCTTTGGATTTTAACACCAGGACACAGGTCACCAG ggagGCCATCGGGCTGGTGTGCGAGGCTGTGCCTGGTGCCAAGGGAGCTgtgcggagaaggaag ccctgcggcCGCTCCCTGAACTCCATCCTGGGCAAAAGCAACCTGAAGTTTGCCGGCATGCCCATCACCCTGACCATCTCCACCAGCAGCCTCAACCTCATGGCTTCTGACTGCAAGCAG ATCATTGCCAACCACCACATGCAGTCCATCTCCTTCGCTTCGGGGGGAGACCCG GACACAGCCGAATATGTCGCCTATGTTGCCAAAGACCCCGTCAACCAGCGAG cctgccatATCCTGGAGTGCCCCGAGGGCTTGGCGCAGGACGTGATCAGCACCATCGGGCAGGCCTTCGAGCTGCGGTTCAAGCAGTACCTGAAAAACCCCCCCAAGCTGGTAACACCCCATGACAG GATGGCGGGGTTTGATGGCTCTGCctgggatgaggaagaggacGAACCACCTCCAGATCACCAGTACTACAATGACTTCCCTGGCAAGGAGCCCCCCATTGGGGGGGTCGTGGACATGCGGCTGCGGGACGGGGCTGCACAAACCCCCAATCACTTGGGGGCCACGCTG cctgtcGGCCAGTCTGGTGGGGAGTACGACCCTCGGAAGCAGCATGCTCCTGCCCAAG cagggagagagaaatacCCGGCTCCGGCAGGTGTGTTGGGACGCACAGACCTGTTCGATGACCCGTCTTACGTCAACGTGCAGAACATGGACAAGACGCGCCAAGCGGTGGCTGCTGGCACCCCCGCAACGGCCAACGGCAGCGCCCAGAGGGACCTCTTCGACATGA aGCCCTTTGAAGATGCCCTGCGTGTCCCCCCGTCTgtgcctgtggggctgccccctgcccaggtGGTGGCCTCcatggaggagcagctgaggcgGGAGCCCTGGTACCATGGGAAGATGAACCGTAAGGAGgcagagaagctgctgaaggTCAATGGAGACTTCCTGGTGCGGGAGAGCACCACCACCCCTGGTCAGTACGTGCTGACCGGCTTGCAGGGTGGGCAGCCCAAGCATCTACTGCTCGTGGATCCCGAGGGAGTG gtgCGGACAAAAGACCACCGCTTCGAGAGCGTCAGCCACCTCATCAGCTACCACATGGACAATCACCTGCCCATCATCTCAGCCGGCAGCGAgatgtgcctgcagcagccggTGGAGCGGAGACTGTGA
- the SHC1 gene encoding SHC-transforming protein 1 isoform X4 yields MDLLQKSKYSHLRNESVSSLEEAVGGPASPVESLTSTRSLPGSLSSSSLSPMVPLGELSPESEDSPTTLCSFFPKMANLKLSNPANLLSLRGSSAGGSPGDPGPAGTLAPASGGAAGPDSAGPVTVCSQDMNKLSCGKKTRVEGGQLGGDEWTRHGSFVNKPTRGWLHPDDKVMGPGVSYHVRYMGCVEVLQSMRALDFNTRTQVTREAIGLVCEAVPGAKGAVRRRKPCGRSLNSILGKSNLKFAGMPITLTISTSSLNLMASDCKQIIANHHMQSISFASGGDPDTAEYVAYVAKDPVNQRACHILECPEGLAQDVISTIGQAFELRFKQYLKNPPKLVTPHDRMAGFDGSAWDEEEDEPPPDHQYYNDFPGKEPPIGGVVDMRLRDGAAQTPNHLGATLPVGQSGGEYDPRKQHAPAQAGREKYPAPAGVLGRTDLFDDPSYVNVQNMDKTRQAVAAGTPATANGSAQRDLFDMKPFEDALRVPPSVPVGLPPAQVVASMEEQLRREPWYHGKMNRKEAEKLLKVNGDFLVRESTTTPGQYVLTGLQGGQPKHLLLVDPEGVVRTKDHRFESVSHLISYHMDNHLPIISAGSEMCLQQPVERRL; encoded by the exons ATGGATCTCCTGCAGAAGAGCAAATACAGCCACCTGCGGAATGAGTCCGTCTCCTCTCTGGAGGAGGCCGTGGGGGGCCCAGCCTCCCCGGTGGAGTCCCTCACCAGCACGCGGTCTCTGCCTggctccctctcctcctcctccctcagcCCCATGGTGCCTCTTGGGGAGCTCTCGCCCGAGTCAGAGGACAGCCCCACCACCCTCTGCTCCTTCTTTCCCAAAATGGCCAACCTGAAGCTCTCCAACCCCGCCAACCTGCTCAGCCTGCGGGGCTCCTCGGCTGGCGGCAGCCCGGGGGACCCCGGCCCTGCCGGGACCCTGGCACCAGCGTCAgggggggctgccggccccgACTCAGCAGGACCTGTCACTGTCTGTTCCCAGGATATGAACAAGCTGAGCTGTGGGAAGAAGACGCGGGTGGAAGGCGGCCAGCTGGGGGGTGACGAATGGACCCGCCACGGCAGCTTTGTCAATAAGCCCACCCGCGGCTGGCTGCACCCAGATGACAAGGTCATGGGGCCCGGGGTCTCCTACCACGTCCGG TACATGGGCTGCGTGGAAGTCCTCCAGTCCATGAGGGCTTTGGATTTTAACACCAGGACACAGGTCACCAG ggagGCCATCGGGCTGGTGTGCGAGGCTGTGCCTGGTGCCAAGGGAGCTgtgcggagaaggaag ccctgcggcCGCTCCCTGAACTCCATCCTGGGCAAAAGCAACCTGAAGTTTGCCGGCATGCCCATCACCCTGACCATCTCCACCAGCAGCCTCAACCTCATGGCTTCTGACTGCAAGCAG ATCATTGCCAACCACCACATGCAGTCCATCTCCTTCGCTTCGGGGGGAGACCCG GACACAGCCGAATATGTCGCCTATGTTGCCAAAGACCCCGTCAACCAGCGAG cctgccatATCCTGGAGTGCCCCGAGGGCTTGGCGCAGGACGTGATCAGCACCATCGGGCAGGCCTTCGAGCTGCGGTTCAAGCAGTACCTGAAAAACCCCCCCAAGCTGGTAACACCCCATGACAG GATGGCGGGGTTTGATGGCTCTGCctgggatgaggaagaggacGAACCACCTCCAGATCACCAGTACTACAATGACTTCCCTGGCAAGGAGCCCCCCATTGGGGGGGTCGTGGACATGCGGCTGCGGGACGGGGCTGCACAAACCCCCAATCACTTGGGGGCCACGCTG cctgtcGGCCAGTCTGGTGGGGAGTACGACCCTCGGAAGCAGCATGCTCCTGCCCAAG cagggagagagaaatacCCGGCTCCGGCAGGTGTGTTGGGACGCACAGACCTGTTCGATGACCCGTCTTACGTCAACGTGCAGAACATGGACAAGACGCGCCAAGCGGTGGCTGCTGGCACCCCCGCAACGGCCAACGGCAGCGCCCAGAGGGACCTCTTCGACATGA aGCCCTTTGAAGATGCCCTGCGTGTCCCCCCGTCTgtgcctgtggggctgccccctgcccaggtGGTGGCCTCcatggaggagcagctgaggcgGGAGCCCTGGTACCATGGGAAGATGAACCGTAAGGAGgcagagaagctgctgaaggTCAATGGAGACTTCCTGGTGCGGGAGAGCACCACCACCCCTGGTCAGTACGTGCTGACCGGCTTGCAGGGTGGGCAGCCCAAGCATCTACTGCTCGTGGATCCCGAGGGAGTG gtgCGGACAAAAGACCACCGCTTCGAGAGCGTCAGCCACCTCATCAGCTACCACATGGACAATCACCTGCCCATCATCTCAGCCGGCAGCGAgatgtgcctgcagcagccggTGGAGCGGAGACTGTGA
- the SHC1 gene encoding SHC-transforming protein 1 isoform X2, which produces MEYVDMNKLSCGKKTRVEGGQLGGDEWTRHGSFVNKPTRGWLHPDDKVMGPGVSYHVRYMGCVEVLQSMRALDFNTRTQVTREAIGLVCEAVPGAKGAVRRRKPCGRSLNSILGKSNLKFAGMPITLTISTSSLNLMASDCKQIIANHHMQSISFASGGDPDTAEYVAYVAKDPVNQRACHILECPEGLAQDVISTIGQAFELRFKQYLKNPPKLVTPHDRMAGFDGSAWDEEEDEPPPDHQYYNDFPGKEPPIGGVVDMRLRDGAAQTPNHLGATLPVGQSGGEYDPRKQHAPAQGREKYPAPAGVLGRTDLFDDPSYVNVQNMDKTRQAVAAGTPATANGSAQRDLFDMKPFEDALRVPPSVPVGLPPAQVVASMEEQLRREPWYHGKMNRKEAEKLLKVNGDFLVRESTTTPGQYVLTGLQGGQPKHLLLVDPEGVVRTKDHRFESVSHLISYHMDNHLPIISAGSEMCLQQPVERRL; this is translated from the exons ATGGAGTATGTG GATATGAACAAGCTGAGCTGTGGGAAGAAGACGCGGGTGGAAGGCGGCCAGCTGGGGGGTGACGAATGGACCCGCCACGGCAGCTTTGTCAATAAGCCCACCCGCGGCTGGCTGCACCCAGATGACAAGGTCATGGGGCCCGGGGTCTCCTACCACGTCCGG TACATGGGCTGCGTGGAAGTCCTCCAGTCCATGAGGGCTTTGGATTTTAACACCAGGACACAGGTCACCAG ggagGCCATCGGGCTGGTGTGCGAGGCTGTGCCTGGTGCCAAGGGAGCTgtgcggagaaggaag ccctgcggcCGCTCCCTGAACTCCATCCTGGGCAAAAGCAACCTGAAGTTTGCCGGCATGCCCATCACCCTGACCATCTCCACCAGCAGCCTCAACCTCATGGCTTCTGACTGCAAGCAG ATCATTGCCAACCACCACATGCAGTCCATCTCCTTCGCTTCGGGGGGAGACCCG GACACAGCCGAATATGTCGCCTATGTTGCCAAAGACCCCGTCAACCAGCGAG cctgccatATCCTGGAGTGCCCCGAGGGCTTGGCGCAGGACGTGATCAGCACCATCGGGCAGGCCTTCGAGCTGCGGTTCAAGCAGTACCTGAAAAACCCCCCCAAGCTGGTAACACCCCATGACAG GATGGCGGGGTTTGATGGCTCTGCctgggatgaggaagaggacGAACCACCTCCAGATCACCAGTACTACAATGACTTCCCTGGCAAGGAGCCCCCCATTGGGGGGGTCGTGGACATGCGGCTGCGGGACGGGGCTGCACAAACCCCCAATCACTTGGGGGCCACGCTG cctgtcGGCCAGTCTGGTGGGGAGTACGACCCTCGGAAGCAGCATGCTCCTGCCCAAG ggagagagaaatacCCGGCTCCGGCAGGTGTGTTGGGACGCACAGACCTGTTCGATGACCCGTCTTACGTCAACGTGCAGAACATGGACAAGACGCGCCAAGCGGTGGCTGCTGGCACCCCCGCAACGGCCAACGGCAGCGCCCAGAGGGACCTCTTCGACATGA aGCCCTTTGAAGATGCCCTGCGTGTCCCCCCGTCTgtgcctgtggggctgccccctgcccaggtGGTGGCCTCcatggaggagcagctgaggcgGGAGCCCTGGTACCATGGGAAGATGAACCGTAAGGAGgcagagaagctgctgaaggTCAATGGAGACTTCCTGGTGCGGGAGAGCACCACCACCCCTGGTCAGTACGTGCTGACCGGCTTGCAGGGTGGGCAGCCCAAGCATCTACTGCTCGTGGATCCCGAGGGAGTG gtgCGGACAAAAGACCACCGCTTCGAGAGCGTCAGCCACCTCATCAGCTACCACATGGACAATCACCTGCCCATCATCTCAGCCGGCAGCGAgatgtgcctgcagcagccggTGGAGCGGAGACTGTGA
- the PYGO2 gene encoding pygopus homolog 2, whose amino-acid sequence MAAPHAEKLEGGVPAPPPPPGPPHPAGSAAASGPGRKQGKAGLQMKSPEKKRRKSNTQGPAYSHLSEFAPPPTPMVDHLVASNPFEDDFGAPKVGAAPAPFLGSPVPFGGFRVQGGMSPQVPPGYGGGPQPLRRQPPPFAPGQIGPAFSMPPQNPNYVQPGGMSFPGQPFSQPLGQNFSPPMGQLMQGPVGGFGPMISPTMGQPPRGDMGPGPALNPPGGPAVAQRFSQPGNLFGQSPMQRPGQSMPPLPPTASPFPGADPGFPAGGEEGGKNLNPPPSTFAQEQHSGSPAAVNGAQPGFAPNSAGRGAGTPETNSLPPPPPGKAAGGSGHQPPPGLVYPCGACRNEVNDDQDAILCEASCQKWFHRECTGMTENAYGLLTTEASAVWACDFCLKTKEIQSVYVREGMGQLVAANDG is encoded by the exons ATGGCGGCCCCGCACGCAGAGAAGCTGGAGGGAGGcgtcccggccccgccgcccccgccggggcccCCGCACCccgcgggcagcgccgccgccagcGGGCCCGGCCGGAAGCAGGGGAAGGCAG GGCTGCAGATGAAGAGCCCCGAGAAGAAGCGGCGCAAATCCAACACGCAG GGTCCCGCTTACTCGCACCTCTCGGAGttcgccccgccgcccacccccATGGTGGACCACCTGGTGGCTTCCAACCCCTTCGAGGATGACTTCGGGGCCCCCAAGGtgggggcagcccccgccccctTCCTGGGCAGCCCGGTGCCCTTCGGCGGCTTCCGCGTCCAGGGGGGGATGTCACCACAGGTGCCCCCCGGTTATGGCGGGGGTCCGCAGCCCCTGCGGAGGCAGCCCCCGCCTTTCGCCCCCGGGCAGATCGGCCCGGCCTTCAGCATGCCCCCCCAGAACCCCAACTACGTCCAGCCCGGGGGCATGAGCTTCCCCGGGCAGCCCTTCAGCCAGCCCCTCGGACAGAACTTCAGCCCCCCCATGGGGCAGCTGATGCAGGGGCCCGTCGGGGGCTTCGGGCCCATGATCTCCCCCAccatggggcagcccccccgggggGACATGGGTCCTGGGCCGGCCCTCAACCCTCCCGGCGGGCCGGCAGTGGCTCAGCGCTTCAGCCAGCCCGGCAATCTCTTTGGACAGTCACCCATGCAGCGCCCTGGGCAGAGcatgccccccctgccccccaccgccagccccttccccgggGCTGATCCCGGCTTCCCCGCCGGCGGCGAGGAGGGGGGCAAGAACCTCAACCCGCCCCCCAGCACCTTCGCCCAGGAGCAGCACTCGGGCTCTCCTGCCGCTGTCAACGGGGCGCAGCCTGGCTTCGCCCCCAACAGCGCCGGCCGTGGCGCCGGCACCCCCGAAACCAAcagcctcccgccgcccccccccgggaAGGCGGCCGGCGGGTCCGGTCACCAGCCGCCACCGGGGCTGGTGTACCCCTGCGGGGCCTGCCGCAACGAAGTGAACGACGACCAGGATGCCATCTTGTGCGAGGCCTCCTGCCAGAAGTGGTTCCACCGGGAGTGCACGGGGATGACGGAGAACGCCTACGGGCTGCTCACCACCGAGGCCTCCGCCGTCTGGGCTTGTGACTTCTGCCTGAAGACGAAGGAGATCCAGTCGGTTTACGTCCGGGAGGGCATGGGACAACTGGTGGCCGCCAATGACGGCTGA